A segment of the Nitrosopumilus sp. genome:
TGTTGTATGTTGCGCCTACTGTTATTGAACCAAAATTCCTTCCTGGACTCCCAATTGTTTTTAATTCCGGACCATCATTTCCAGACGCAGTTACAACAAAAATCTCTTTTTCTAATGCCCGATTAACTGCATGATCAATTTTTGAATTTGTTTTGTTGACTCCTAAACTAATGTTGATGATGTCCGCTTCATCTTCTATCGCTTTTTCAATTGCTCTTATTATTAATTCTGATGAAACCCCTTCTCCATCTTCAGAAACTTTGTAAGCGAGAATTTTTGCTTTGGGTGCAATTCCTGTGATCTCTCCATCTGCTGCAATCACTCCTGCAACTTGAGTCCCGTGACCATTCGTATCCATAGGCGGTTGGCCTTCACTTATGAAATTGTATCCTCCTACAACTTTTCCGTCATTACCCCATCCCAACAAATCCGGATGATTGAAATCAACGCCCGTGTCTATTATTGCCACTCTGATTCCGGTTCCGTCAAGGCCTTCTGCTCTGGGTATGTCTGTTCCAACGTATGGCACGCTTCTTTGCAAATAAGTATGAATTTCATTTTCATGTTGCATGAGTTGAGAAACCACAAAAATTCCAAAAATCATGACAGATAATGAGAAAATTGTCGCTATTTTCACAAATATTTTGTCTTGTCTAACAAGTAAAAATGAATTGCCTACTAAAGCAATAAATTGAATAAATCTTTAAAGTGAGTCATGGGAAAATACACTCTTCCTGAAATGCCATATGCTTATGATGCGTTGGAACCTCACATTGATGCAAAAACAATGGAGATTCATCACACGAAACATCATCAAACATACACAGACAAATTGAATGCAGCTCTGGAGACATGCTCATCAGATATTCAAGAAAAAGATATCGTTGACATATTGTCTGATATTAAATCAATACCAGACGACAAAAGAGGTGCAATTAATTTCAACGGTGGTGGTTATGACAACCATAGGCTATTTTGGAACAACATGAAACCAAATGGAGGCGGAGAACCTGGAGGATCTATTGCCGATGCAATTAATGATTCCTTTGGAAGCTTTTCTGACTTTAAAGAGAAATTTTCATCCACTACAGCTGTAATTCAAGGCAGTGGTTGGGGGTGGTTGGTATACAATCCTTCTTCTGGAAAGGTTGAATACAAATCAATGCCAAACCAAACCAGTCCTAGAACTGAAGGACTAGTACCTTTGTTGGGCTGTGATGTGTGGGAGCATGCATACTATCTCAACTACCAGAACAAAAGACCTGTCTACATAGAGGCATGGTGGAATGTAGTTAACTGGGATGAAGTAGAATCTAGATTCTCTAAAGCAAAATAAATTTCTAATTTTTATTTTTTTATATTCATTTTTTTCTAAATCTATGAATGAATTTATAACCATCTGAAAAATATTTGTTGTACATGAGTGAGGCCCAAGCTGAGCAATTAATGCAGCAAATGCAAATGCTTGAAACATACTTTTCTGATTTATCTCAAAGAGAGGGAACATTTCTGAATATTTTGAGAGAGGCAACTGCTTCAATCGAATCCATAAAATCTATTGGTCAGAAACCTGAATCAGAAACTCTTGTCCCGATTGGAATGGGAACATATATTCCAACAAAAATTTCAGCCAATACTAAGATTGTAATCAATATCGGTGCCGGAATTGCAGTCGAAAAAGATTTCCCTTCTGCAATTAACTATCTTGAAGCAAGAATTAAAGAAGTTGAGATTGCTTTACAAGATACTGCCGCAAAAAAACAGGATGCTGCAGGAAGATTAGAACAAGGAAAGACACAAATTAATCAACTAATGCAAACTGCATCTCCTCCAAATGCGTGATAGTGCATGTTTGATAAACTTCGTAAAGCATTTTCAAATGCAGCGAAAAGTCTTGGTGAAAAAGAGATTAATGAAAAAGATATTGAAGATATTCTTTTTGAATTGGAAATTGCACTTTTAGAATCTGACGTTGCAACTGAAGTAATTGATTCCATTAAATCTAATTTACAAGAGAAATTAATTGGTTCAAAGGTTGACCGGAACGAAGTTGAAAAATTTGTTAAAGACAGTTTGATTTCAAATATCTCTGCAATGTTTGATGCTGTGGGGCAAATTGATCTCTTAGAAAAAATAAACGAAAAAAAGAAGCAGGGACAACCTTTTCTAATTTTATTTGTTGGAATTAACGGTACCGGAAAAACCACATCTTTGGCCAAAGTTGCGTACATGCTACAGCAGGCAAAATGCTCTGTAGTTATTGCAGCTGCAGATACTTTTAGAGCTGGTGCAATTGAGCAGTTGCGTGAACATGCAAATCGCCTTAATTTGAAACTCGTTGCTCAGAATTATGAATCAGATCCTGCTGCAGTTGCGAGAGATGCGGTTTTGTATGCAAAATCCCACAAAACAGATTGTGTATTAATTGATACAGCCGGAAGAATGCAAACCAGCAAAAATTTAATGGAACAAATTGGCAAAATTACAAAAGTTGTAAATCCTGACATGAAAATTTTTGTTGGTGACTCTCTATCTGGAAATGACACTGTAAATCAGGCACGTGAATTCTATGAACATGTAAAATTCAACGGTTCAATTTTAACCAAAAGCGATGCAGATGCAAGGGGTGGGGCTGCTTTATCTATTGTAAAGGTTACATCTACACCTATAATTTTTGTTGGTGTTGGACAAGAATATCCTGATCTAGTTCCTTTTGATAAAGATGTTTTCTTGGAAACTGTTTTTGGTTCCTTGGATGATGTTGAACTTAAGAATATTGTAGAACCAAAGCCTGAACCAAAGCCTGAACCAAAGCCTGAACCAAAGCCTGAACCAAAGCCTGAACCAAAGCCTGAACCAAAGCCTGAACCAAAGCCTGAACCAAAGCCTGAACCAAAGCCTGAACCAAAGCCTGAACCAAAGCCTGAACCCTTCACTGATGATCCTTTTGATGGAATCAGTGATGATGATATTGCAATCTATTCAGATTTGTTTGATATCCCTCCTCCTGAAAATGATGATGATGCAATTAAACTTGGAAACAAAATTCGTAATTGGATTAAAAATGACAGACCAAAATCTAAAATTGTTACCAAAGAAAAAGATGATGATATCAAACCCAAATTTCAATCAGATGATGTGCCAAAACCTGATAAAGAAGAAAAACCTAAAAAGAAACGAGGACTATTTGGATTCTTAAGAAAATGAAACTCAAAACCAAAGATGTACTTACTTTAGCAGAATTATCTTCAAAAGAATTTTTAGGACTAATTGATTCTTCCATAAAACTAAAAAAAGAACTTAAAAAAAATAAAAACAAACCCATTTTAAAAAATAAAACATTGACGATGATTTTCCAAAAACCGTCTACCCGAACCCGTGTAAGCTTTGAAATTGGAATGCTTCAATTGGGAGGACATGCAATCACTCTATCCTCCAATGACACTCAACTATCTCGTGGTGAATCTGTTGAAGATACTGCAAAAACACTTTCACGATATTCTGATTGTATTATGGCACGTGTTTATGATCATGAATTGTTGGAAAAATTATCTGAATACGCAAGTGTTCCTGTAATCAACGGATTATCTGACTCTTTTCATCCTTGTCAAATCTTAGCTGACTTTATGACTATCAAAGAAAAGAAAAAGAAACTCAAAGGGATTAAAATCGCTTGGATAGGGGATGGAAATAACGTGTGTAATTCTATGATTTATGGTGCTGCATTGTCTGGGGTCGATATGTTTATTGCAACTCCAAAAGGATTTGAACCACAAAAGACAGTTGTTAACGAATCCAAAAAAATGACCAACATTGAATTGACTACTGATCCATTCATTGCAACCAAAAATGCAGATGTGGTTGTCACTGATACATATTCTTCCATTCATAACAACGATCCAAAAAGAATGAAAAAATTTCTTCCAAAGTATCAGGTTAATTCAAAATTAATGACTAATGCAAAGAAAAATGCGATCTTTATGCATTGTCTTCCAGCTAAAAGGGATCAAGAAGTAACTTCGTCAGTTATTGATGGATCCCAATCTGTAGTTTGGGATGAGGCGGAAAATCGACTACATGCTCAAAAAGCTTTACTCGCTGCTCTACTTTACGCTTAACGTATATAAGAGCAGATTCAAACTCGGTTTCTATAGATGGCTTATTCAAAAATATTACGAAGATTAAGGGAAGAAAAAACCAATTATAAAAAACGTGGAACCATGTTGACAGGTAAGCGTGACTTCATTACTGTAAATATTACTAATCAAAACACTCAAGTCCAAATACTTACACCTGGAATGACTGGAGACAAGGTTATCGCATCTGCACATTCTAGATATTTACTTGAAAAAGGATGGAAGGGTTCCAGAAAAAGTGTACCTGCGGCATATCTTACAGGTTATTTGGCTGGAAAGAAAGCCATTGGAAAGGGTGCAAAAGATGCTATCTTGTATACAGGTACTCGAAGATATACTCAACGAATGGCAGCTGCTCTAAAGGGAATTATAGATGCCGGCGTTGAAGTTCCAGCTGATGAAAAGACTTTTCCAGCTGATGAAAGAATCAATGGTGAACATCTTACTGTTAAAAATGAAATTTCTAAAATAAAATCTTCAATTGATAGTGAGGTCAAATAGATATGAGTCAGGCATCACAATCTAAACCAGGACAATCTAAACCAGGACAATCTAAACCAGGACAATCTAAACCCGGACAGGGTGGCCGTGGGAGGGGTCCACCTGTATATGGCCGTGGTCCTCCTGGAGGAGCCGTAAATGCACGTCCAAAAAGACCTCGAAGAGAGCCGGAGGAAGAAGTTTGGGTTCCAAAAACTGTTTTAGGACAAAAAGTAGCATCTGGTGAAATTTCTTCCCTTGAAGAAATAATTGAATCTGGGTTGAGAATTCAAGAATCTGGAATCATAAAGAAATTGTTACCTGATTTAAAGAGTGAAGTTGTAGATGTTGGTATAATTCAAAAAATGACTTCAAATGGTCAATCTACTAGATTTAAAGCAATGGTTGCTGCAGGAAACGAAAATGGTTATTTGGGAATTGGTCAGGGAAAATCAAAACAAATGAGAATTGCTATCGAAAAAGCAACCAGTCAGGCTTTTCTTAACGTGAATCCAATTAAAATGGGCTGTGGAAGTTGGGAATGCAGATGTACCCAAAAACATTCTGTTCCATTCAAGGTTAAAGGTAAAGGTGGGAGTGTTACAATTGAGATTATTCCTGGTCCTCGTGGATTGGGTCTTGTTGCAGGTGGTAAAATTAAACGATTATTGGAATTGGCTGGTCTTAAAGATGCATGGACTACGGCAAAAGGTTCTACTCCTACAATGAATTCGACTTCAAAAGCAGTATTGGACTGTCTTAGACAGACATTCAGTCAGGGTTGATGAGTAATATGGCAAATGCATATCTTGTTGTTAGAATAAAGGGTCAGGCTGATTGTCCATATTGGGCTACAACCACTATGACTTTATTGAAATTAGATAAAAAGTATCGTGCAACAATTTTACCTGCCAAAGATAATACCTTGGGGATGTTGAAAAAGGTGCAACACTACGTATCATGGATTGAAATTGATGCTTCTTTGGCAACTGAATTGATAGATAAGAAGGCAAGAAAAGGTGGATATCAAAAAGTCACCGTTGATGATCTAAAAGAACTTGGATTTGCAAATACTGAAGAGTTAGGAACAGCTTTGGCTGAAGGAAAGGCTACATTGTCAAAGCTAAAACCTCTAAAGCCTTGGTTTGCTCTGGCACCTCCAATTCATGGATTCAAAAGAAGTACAAAGAAGCTATACGGTCAGAAAGGTGTGCTTGGATTCAACAAAGAACTTGATACTATAGTTAGGAGAATGATCTAACATGGCAACTAGATTACGAAAAACCCGAAGACTTAGAGGTGGAAGACACATGGGATGGGGACAAGTAGGTCAGCATCGTGCAAGTGGTCATAAAGGCGGTTTAGGTATTACCGGAATGCAGAAACATCATTACAGTACTTTGTTAAAAGAGGACCCAGATCATTATGGTCATGATTCTACTAAACCACCTCACCCAAATGTTACAAAAAAATGGACTAGTGTACGTGATCTAGATGACTTGTTTACCAAGTTTGGTAAAGAAGAAGGAGGGAAAAAAATTATTGATCTTGAAGGTGCTGGGTATGAAAAGCTCCTTGGCGGCGGAAAACTCACTAACACATATTCCGTTAAAGTCCCTCGATTTACAGCCTCTGCAGAAGAGAAGCTAAAGGCTGTTGGGGGAGAGGTGTTATCTGATAATGGCTGAAGGTAGCGTTACTGCTATTATTCGAAAAATTGTTTTTAAGGCAGAGCCATACCTTCCTCAGGTCCCAAAACCCAAAAAGAAAATTCCTCTTCAAGTTAGATTACTGTGGTGCGGAATCGCATTACTGATCTATATGATAATGGGACAAACTCCGTTATTCGGAGCCAGTGCTCCTGCATTTGACTTTCTTGCATTCGCTAGAGTAATTTTTGCATCACAACAAGGTACACTGGTAGAATTGGGCATAGGACCTATTGTTACAGCTGGACTCTTAATGCAACTATTGAGAGGTTCAGACATTCTTAAATTTGATTTTAAGAAACCTGAAGAACGTGGAATTTTTCAAACAGCTACCAAGTTAGTTACTTACGTTGTAATCGTTGCTGAGTCTATTGTATACGCCATAGCAGTTTACGGTCCAGGTGTTACTGAGCCTTATGTTTTGTATGTGCTGATTGGTCAGCTGATGGCAGCGTCTATCATTATCATGTTTTTGGATGAGTTAATTCAGAAAGGATGGGGTTTGGGAAGTGGGATCAGTCTGTTCATTATGGCCGGTGTTGCTCAACAGATTCTTTGGAGCATGTTCAGTCCCTTGCCTGCAGGGGATGGTGGAACCATTGGAATTATTCCGTACATCGTTCAATCGGCAATGGCTGGTGATGTTTCACAAATTTTGTTCCGTTCTAATTCACTTCCGAGTATCTTTGGATTATGTCTTACTGCCGGTATACTGCTAATCCTTGTATTCACACAAGGTATGAAAATTGAAATTCCAATTGTCTCAACAAAATATAGGGGTTTCTCTGCTGTATATCCTATCAAATTGATGTATGTTTCAAACATTCCTGTTATCTTGGCTTCTGCATTGACTGCAAATGCTGTTTTCATTTTCCAAATGCTGTGGGCAAACATGAATCCACGTAACAATAATTTCTTCATGAATTTCGTAGCTCAGTTTGATCCAACAAGTCCTTCTACTCCAATTGGCGGTATCATCTATTACATTACTCCTCCACGAGGTTTGGATGTTGCAGCTTTAGATCCTATGCGTGCAGTTGGTTACATCTTGTTCATGGTTGGTATTGTCGTTGTGTTTGGTAGGCTTTGGGTGGAGCTTGGAGGTTTATCATCAAAGAGTGCGGCGCAGAACTTGCTTGATGCAGATGTACAGATTCCTGGATTTAGAAGATCAAACAAACCTGTTGAGGCATTACTAAACAAGTACATTCCTTCAGTTACCATTATTGGTTCCATGATATTGGGTCTTTTGGCCGGCGTCTCTGACGTCTTAGGCGTCTTTGGTTCTGGAATTGGAGTCTTACTTATGGTTGACATTCTGATTAATTATTACACGCAATTGGTTAGGGAACAAGTTGAAGTCGTCATGCCGCGTTTGGGTGCTATGCTTGGCAGAAAGTAAAAAAATTGTAATGGTTGGAATTCCAGGTGTTGGAAAAACCACGCTATTGTCCGAAATGGTTGAAATTTTAAAGAATCATGAACGAAATGTTTGTATGATTAATTATGGGACATTGATATTTGAAGTTGCAAAGGAAAATGGTATCACAGATCGGGATCAGCTTAGAAAGCTGCCTGTTTCAGAACAACAACATTTCCAAAAAATTGCTGCTGAGAAAATTACTGCGCATGATGAAGAAATCATAATTATTGACACTCATGCATTTATCAATTCTCCAGAAGGATACTATCCAGGATTGCCAGAGCATGTTTTAAAAATAATTGAACCTACAAATTTTGTTTCAGTTTCAGCAAAACCTGAAGAGATCTATAACCGAAGGATGAAGGATGATACTAGAAACAGGGATAAAATCACCCTTGCTAACATTAAAAAAGAATTAGATGTTCAGTCAGGCATGATTTCTGCTTGTGCTGTGATTACTGGTGCCCCTGTCAGACACGTTTTGAATCATGAGGGAAAGGTTGAAGAAGCTGCTGCCAAAATCATTAGTGCAATAGGGCTGTAAAAAATGGATTTTAACTTTATTCTACTCTTCATTGATTCTATTCCTCTACAATTTGAGTTTCTTAGCGGAGAGCGAATGGCCTTGGGAAGTGACGATCCTATAGTCAAAGGATTAATTCTCTCAATGTTTGCTGTATCTGGTTTTGGAATTTTATTAAATATCTTCAATTCTGCTGTTAGAAAGAAGATGGTTGATCAAGTGAAACTAAAACGCATTATGAAAGAAACTAGGGGATGGCAAAAAGAAAGAATGGCTGCGATGAGATCCAAAGACCAGGCCAAAATTGCTGAACTGGGCAAAAAATCATCCTACATGAACAAGATGTCGATGGAAATGATGCAGATGAATATGCGACCTATGATGATTACTTTTGTTCCTTTGATCCTGATATTTTATCTTGTATTGCCACAATTGTTTTCTTATACAGTAGCTATATCTCCAATTCCCCTGAATGTGATTCCTGGAGACATGTTCCAACTTACATGTAATGCGGCACAAGCTTTGGAGGAAGGACACGAATGCTTTGGTAAAGAAAACTCATTGTATCTGTGGGCCTGGTATTTCCTTTCGTCAATTGCATTTAGTGGCATCATTATGAGACTTACAAAAACATCAATGGATCTAGGTTGACAAAATCAATTGTTATCTCAGGTCCTCCTGCAGTAGGTAAAACAACTGTTGCTAAAGGATTGGCAGAGGAATTCCAATTAGAGTATCTGAGTGGGGGGGACGTGCTCAAGGAAATGGCTAGAGATCAGGGCTTTGATTCTAAAGGTGATGATTGGTGGGATACGGAAGAAGGAATGAAATTCTTAAATCAGCGCGAACTGAATCCTGAATTTGATAAAAAACTCGATAAAAAATTATCTGCCTTGTTTGATAAAGGAGGGATGGTGATCACTAGTTATACGCTACCTTGGTTAGTCAATGATGGAATTCGAATTTGGCTTGACGGTTCTCATGAAAGTAGTACAAACAGAATGCAATCCAGGGATAACATGAGTTCTGAAGATGCATATAAAATCACACAAGAAAGATTTGACAAGAACAAAGCATTGTACAAAAAACTTTATGACTTTGATTTTGGCGCTGACAAGTCTGTGTTTGACTTGATTATCAACACTGATGATCTTTCGGCACAACAGGTGATTGATGTCACAAAAGAGACTGTGAGAAAGTTACTGTGACTCTAAAACAGCTTGAAAATTTGATTGAAATTGATCAGGATATCACTGATGATGCATACGGAACTTATTATGATAAGAGGACAATTGAACAGCTACTCAATTATGGAATAATTCTTTTAGACAAGCCTCCAGGTCCTACAAGTCATGAAACTGTGGCTTGGACAAAACGTCTTTTGAAACTTCCAAAAATAGGTCACAGTGGAACTTTGGATCCTCAGGTTTCAGGCGTCTTGCCTTTGGGACTGGGTGAGGCGACAAAGGCTTTGGGCGTTTTACTTTACGGTCCAAAAGAATACCATGCACTGGGAAGAGTTCATTCCCTTCCATCTAAAGAAAAACTTGGTGAAATTGTCGAAATGTTCAGGGGTGAAATTTTTCAAAAACCTCCTCAGCGTTCAGCTGTTGTAAGACAAACACGAACTAGAACCATCTATGAGTTTGAAATACTTGAGCAAAAAGAAAGATTGCTCCTGACTCGAATCCTATGTGAATCTGGAACTTATGTTAGAAAATTATACTATGACATCGGTGAGATCCTTGGTCCTGGCGCAACAATGGTTGAGCTTAGGCGAACTAGAGTTGATCAGTTCTATGAAAGGGATGGTTTAGTGACCTTGCATGAACTTGCTGATGCGTTTGCGTTATGGGAAGAAAAAAAAGACGATACCAAACTGATGAAAATGATCAAGCCTGTAGAGTCTGCTTTTAGTGAGCTAAAATCTGTAATCATTCGCGATTCTGCAGTTGATGCATTGTGTCACGGTGCACAGCTTGCAATTCCTGGAATCTTGAAGATATCTCCAAATCTAAAAAAAGGTGACATAGTTGGCGTTTATACTCAAAAAGGTGAGGCGGTAGCGCTGGCTGAGTCAACAATGTCTGAAGATGAGATTCGAGATGCCGTAAAAGGATATGCTTTTCAAACAAAGAGGCTCATTATGGCTCCAAATACTTATCCAAAAAAATGGAGAACAAGTCCAACTCCTCCAAAGGATTAAAGAATCCGAAAATTATTTGAAAACAATTGTTAGCAAAAAGTCTGATACTGTTCATTGGAATTGGGGTAA
Coding sequences within it:
- a CDS encoding superoxide dismutase; the protein is MGKYTLPEMPYAYDALEPHIDAKTMEIHHTKHHQTYTDKLNAALETCSSDIQEKDIVDILSDIKSIPDDKRGAINFNGGGYDNHRLFWNNMKPNGGGEPGGSIADAINDSFGSFSDFKEKFSSTTAVIQGSGWGWLVYNPSSGKVEYKSMPNQTSPRTEGLVPLLGCDVWEHAYYLNYQNKRPVYIEAWWNVVNWDEVESRFSKAK
- the pfdA gene encoding prefoldin subunit alpha, with product MSEAQAEQLMQQMQMLETYFSDLSQREGTFLNILREATASIESIKSIGQKPESETLVPIGMGTYIPTKISANTKIVINIGAGIAVEKDFPSAINYLEARIKEVEIALQDTAAKKQDAAGRLEQGKTQINQLMQTASPPNA
- the ftsY gene encoding signal recognition particle-docking protein FtsY, producing MFDKLRKAFSNAAKSLGEKEINEKDIEDILFELEIALLESDVATEVIDSIKSNLQEKLIGSKVDRNEVEKFVKDSLISNISAMFDAVGQIDLLEKINEKKKQGQPFLILFVGINGTGKTTSLAKVAYMLQQAKCSVVIAAADTFRAGAIEQLREHANRLNLKLVAQNYESDPAAVARDAVLYAKSHKTDCVLIDTAGRMQTSKNLMEQIGKITKVVNPDMKIFVGDSLSGNDTVNQAREFYEHVKFNGSILTKSDADARGGAALSIVKVTSTPIIFVGVGQEYPDLVPFDKDVFLETVFGSLDDVELKNIVEPKPEPKPEPKPEPKPEPKPEPKPEPKPEPKPEPKPEPKPEPKPEPKPEPFTDDPFDGISDDDIAIYSDLFDIPPPENDDDAIKLGNKIRNWIKNDRPKSKIVTKEKDDDIKPKFQSDDVPKPDKEEKPKKKRGLFGFLRK
- the argF gene encoding ornithine carbamoyltransferase; protein product: MKLKTKDVLTLAELSSKEFLGLIDSSIKLKKELKKNKNKPILKNKTLTMIFQKPSTRTRVSFEIGMLQLGGHAITLSSNDTQLSRGESVEDTAKTLSRYSDCIMARVYDHELLEKLSEYASVPVINGLSDSFHPCQILADFMTIKEKKKKLKGIKIAWIGDGNNVCNSMIYGAALSGVDMFIATPKGFEPQKTVVNESKKMTNIELTTDPFIATKNADVVVTDTYSSIHNNDPKRMKKFLPKYQVNSKLMTNAKKNAIFMHCLPAKRDQEVTSSVIDGSQSVVWDEAENRLHAQKALLAALLYA
- a CDS encoding 50S ribosomal protein L18 is translated as MAYSKILRRLREEKTNYKKRGTMLTGKRDFITVNITNQNTQVQILTPGMTGDKVIASAHSRYLLEKGWKGSRKSVPAAYLTGYLAGKKAIGKGAKDAILYTGTRRYTQRMAAALKGIIDAGVEVPADEKTFPADERINGEHLTVKNEISKIKSSIDSEVK
- a CDS encoding 30S ribosomal protein S5; protein product: MSQASQSKPGQSKPGQSKPGQSKPGQGGRGRGPPVYGRGPPGGAVNARPKRPRREPEEEVWVPKTVLGQKVASGEISSLEEIIESGLRIQESGIIKKLLPDLKSEVVDVGIIQKMTSNGQSTRFKAMVAAGNENGYLGIGQGKSKQMRIAIEKATSQAFLNVNPIKMGCGSWECRCTQKHSVPFKVKGKGGSVTIEIIPGPRGLGLVAGGKIKRLLELAGLKDAWTTAKGSTPTMNSTSKAVLDCLRQTFSQG
- a CDS encoding 50S ribosomal protein L30: MANAYLVVRIKGQADCPYWATTTMTLLKLDKKYRATILPAKDNTLGMLKKVQHYVSWIEIDASLATELIDKKARKGGYQKVTVDDLKELGFANTEELGTALAEGKATLSKLKPLKPWFALAPPIHGFKRSTKKLYGQKGVLGFNKELDTIVRRMI
- a CDS encoding 50S ribosomal protein L15, whose amino-acid sequence is MATRLRKTRRLRGGRHMGWGQVGQHRASGHKGGLGITGMQKHHYSTLLKEDPDHYGHDSTKPPHPNVTKKWTSVRDLDDLFTKFGKEEGGKKIIDLEGAGYEKLLGGGKLTNTYSVKVPRFTASAEEKLKAVGGEVLSDNG
- the secY gene encoding preprotein translocase subunit SecY, translating into MAEGSVTAIIRKIVFKAEPYLPQVPKPKKKIPLQVRLLWCGIALLIYMIMGQTPLFGASAPAFDFLAFARVIFASQQGTLVELGIGPIVTAGLLMQLLRGSDILKFDFKKPEERGIFQTATKLVTYVVIVAESIVYAIAVYGPGVTEPYVLYVLIGQLMAASIIIMFLDELIQKGWGLGSGISLFIMAGVAQQILWSMFSPLPAGDGGTIGIIPYIVQSAMAGDVSQILFRSNSLPSIFGLCLTAGILLILVFTQGMKIEIPIVSTKYRGFSAVYPIKLMYVSNIPVILASALTANAVFIFQMLWANMNPRNNNFFMNFVAQFDPTSPSTPIGGIIYYITPPRGLDVAALDPMRAVGYILFMVGIVVVFGRLWVELGGLSSKSAAQNLLDADVQIPGFRRSNKPVEALLNKYIPSVTIIGSMILGLLAGVSDVLGVFGSGIGVLLMVDILINYYTQLVREQVEVVMPRLGAMLGRK
- a CDS encoding adenylate kinase; the protein is MAESKKIVMVGIPGVGKTTLLSEMVEILKNHERNVCMINYGTLIFEVAKENGITDRDQLRKLPVSEQQHFQKIAAEKITAHDEEIIIIDTHAFINSPEGYYPGLPEHVLKIIEPTNFVSVSAKPEEIYNRRMKDDTRNRDKITLANIKKELDVQSGMISACAVITGAPVRHVLNHEGKVEEAAAKIISAIGL
- a CDS encoding DUF106 domain-containing protein; its protein translation is MDFNFILLFIDSIPLQFEFLSGERMALGSDDPIVKGLILSMFAVSGFGILLNIFNSAVRKKMVDQVKLKRIMKETRGWQKERMAAMRSKDQAKIAELGKKSSYMNKMSMEMMQMNMRPMMITFVPLILIFYLVLPQLFSYTVAISPIPLNVIPGDMFQLTCNAAQALEEGHECFGKENSLYLWAWYFLSSIAFSGIIMRLTKTSMDLG
- a CDS encoding AAA family ATPase, whose protein sequence is MTKSIVISGPPAVGKTTVAKGLAEEFQLEYLSGGDVLKEMARDQGFDSKGDDWWDTEEGMKFLNQRELNPEFDKKLDKKLSALFDKGGMVITSYTLPWLVNDGIRIWLDGSHESSTNRMQSRDNMSSEDAYKITQERFDKNKALYKKLYDFDFGADKSVFDLIINTDDLSAQQVIDVTKETVRKLL
- a CDS encoding RNA-guided pseudouridylation complex pseudouridine synthase subunit Cbf5; protein product: MTLKQLENLIEIDQDITDDAYGTYYDKRTIEQLLNYGIILLDKPPGPTSHETVAWTKRLLKLPKIGHSGTLDPQVSGVLPLGLGEATKALGVLLYGPKEYHALGRVHSLPSKEKLGEIVEMFRGEIFQKPPQRSAVVRQTRTRTIYEFEILEQKERLLLTRILCESGTYVRKLYYDIGEILGPGATMVELRRTRVDQFYERDGLVTLHELADAFALWEEKKDDTKLMKMIKPVESAFSELKSVIIRDSAVDALCHGAQLAIPGILKISPNLKKGDIVGVYTQKGEAVALAESTMSEDEIRDAVKGYAFQTKRLIMAPNTYPKKWRTSPTPPKD